A single genomic interval of Streptomyces sp. 1222.5 harbors:
- a CDS encoding DEAD/DEAH box helicase, translating to MTDSDLPSLRITFDITRTRAVLRARPGLEGDFGMLATRVTPGGQRGPLTSDADLDSFLFSIGELAGWPHSDVEWEPELASLVTGVLDDAETVQARLSSPAFSSQAPLAPDDVHALLGAGWQADLTSFQLRDIAELLSLGHGANFSVPGAGKTRTALAVFSALRERGEVRRLLVVCPKPAYEAWQFEGEVCFKEPVLISVMDSGFPDPRADVVLVNYERLAGSVSHLSEWLRTAPAMFVLDEAHRMKLGARGAYGSACLSLGPLARRRLILTGTPAPNGARDLESLLSFVWPGRGKQLVVEAVSGGDLAYASQALRPLFTRTTKKELGLPPFEPVVRYVDLPPVHRELYDALKGEPSARRGDLTSLGKAAMRTLMAAISPALLAPSDTPYEALAYQLPALDVSDGDSLHTLLQRLPRHELSPKYEETIRIVAKNARAGRKTLVWTGFVRSQKTLEELLAPHAPASIHGSTSAQERETELTRFREDPSCMVLISNPATLGEGISLHQVCHDAVYVDRDFMAGRFLQSLDRIHRLGLPPGTDTRVTVLAARGTIDEIVAVRLEKKLHFLGSVLDDPAVRQLGDLQEEETTGLGMDADDIHALLAHLDSRLP from the coding sequence ATGACCGACTCTGATCTCCCGTCTCTCCGGATCACCTTCGACATCACCAGGACGCGGGCAGTGCTGCGTGCGCGGCCTGGCCTGGAAGGGGACTTCGGGATGCTGGCCACCCGCGTGACTCCGGGTGGCCAGCGCGGCCCGCTGACCTCGGACGCTGATCTGGACAGCTTTCTGTTCTCCATCGGCGAGCTGGCCGGCTGGCCCCACTCTGATGTCGAGTGGGAGCCTGAGCTGGCCAGCCTGGTCACCGGCGTCCTTGATGACGCCGAGACCGTGCAGGCCCGGCTCAGCTCCCCGGCCTTCAGCTCTCAGGCACCGCTCGCACCAGATGATGTCCACGCGTTGCTGGGCGCAGGCTGGCAGGCGGACCTCACTTCGTTCCAGCTGCGGGATATCGCAGAGCTGCTGTCTCTGGGACACGGAGCGAACTTCAGCGTTCCTGGTGCTGGCAAGACCCGCACGGCGCTGGCGGTCTTCAGCGCCTTGCGTGAGCGGGGAGAGGTCCGGCGCCTTCTCGTCGTATGCCCCAAGCCAGCCTATGAGGCGTGGCAATTCGAAGGGGAGGTCTGCTTCAAGGAGCCCGTGCTGATCTCCGTCATGGACAGCGGATTTCCGGACCCGAGAGCCGATGTCGTCCTGGTCAACTACGAGCGGCTGGCCGGCTCCGTCAGCCACCTGTCAGAGTGGTTGCGCACGGCCCCGGCGATGTTCGTGCTTGATGAAGCGCACCGTATGAAGCTCGGAGCCCGCGGCGCTTATGGTTCCGCCTGTCTCTCGCTCGGCCCTCTGGCCCGGCGGCGCCTCATCCTCACCGGGACACCGGCTCCCAATGGCGCCCGGGACCTGGAAAGCCTGCTCTCGTTCGTCTGGCCAGGACGGGGGAAACAACTCGTCGTCGAAGCGGTCAGCGGCGGCGATCTCGCCTATGCCAGTCAGGCCCTGCGCCCGCTGTTCACGCGGACGACGAAGAAGGAGCTGGGCCTCCCTCCCTTTGAGCCCGTGGTCCGCTATGTCGACCTACCGCCCGTGCACCGCGAGTTGTACGACGCGCTCAAGGGGGAGCCGTCCGCACGCAGAGGTGACCTGACCTCACTCGGCAAGGCAGCGATGCGCACGCTGATGGCCGCGATCAGCCCCGCCCTGCTAGCTCCCAGCGACACCCCCTATGAAGCGCTCGCCTATCAGCTGCCGGCGCTTGACGTCTCCGATGGGGACTCGCTGCATACGCTGCTTCAGAGGCTTCCGCGGCATGAGTTGTCGCCCAAATACGAGGAAACAATTCGTATCGTCGCGAAGAACGCGCGAGCTGGCCGCAAAACACTGGTCTGGACAGGGTTCGTCCGAAGCCAGAAGACTTTGGAGGAGCTACTGGCGCCGCATGCCCCCGCTTCCATCCATGGGTCCACCTCGGCCCAGGAGCGGGAAACTGAGCTCACCCGCTTCCGCGAGGATCCGTCATGCATGGTCCTGATCTCCAACCCCGCGACTCTGGGTGAGGGGATTAGCCTTCATCAGGTCTGTCACGATGCCGTTTACGTGGACCGCGACTTCATGGCCGGCCGCTTCCTCCAGAGCCTCGACCGTATTCACCGGCTTGGGCTGCCTCCAGGCACCGATACGCGCGTAACCGTGCTGGCGGCCCGGGGAACGATCGATGAAATCGTCGCCGTGCGTCTCGAAAAGAAGCTGCACTTCCTGGGCAGCGTGCTCGATGACCCTGCGGTGCGGCAACTCGGCGATCTCCAGGAGGAGGAGACCACGGGCCTCGGCATGGATGCCGATGACATCCATGCCCTCCTCGCACACCTGGACAGCCGACTCCCCTGA
- a CDS encoding MFS transporter: MSTAEAESGRSITTDIPARLDRLPWSRWHWTIVIGLGTVWILDGLEVTVVGNIASRLAEPGSGLAISSGQITGVAAALYVAGACVGALFWGRLTDRFGRKKLFMITLAVYLAATALTAVSWEAWWFFLFRFLTGFGIGGEYAAINSAIDELIPANYRGRVDLIINGSFWLGAVGGSLLSIVALNTGLLPANVGWRLTFALGAVLALVILLVRRHVPESPRWLLIHGRDREAEEIVSGIERQVREEKGAALPEPQGELEIRQRKNVTFLEIARTVFGQYRKRAVLGFSLFIGQAFLYNAITFGFGAILTKFFDVPSDHTGYYFAVIAVGNFCGPLLLGKLFDTVGRRVMISGTYLLSGLLLFGTAWLFDRGSLSAGTLTACWCAVLFFASAGASSAYLTVSEIFPMETRAMSIAFFYALGTAAGGISGPLLFADLTSTGKVGDTVLAFSIGATLMCLAGLVAAFLAVKAERRSLEDIARPLTAVAGRAREATKNARPSRRSPGTQGPTTPPAASRP; this comes from the coding sequence ATGAGCACAGCTGAGGCCGAGTCCGGCCGGAGCATCACCACCGACATTCCCGCCCGGCTCGACCGCCTGCCCTGGTCCCGCTGGCACTGGACGATCGTGATCGGCCTGGGCACCGTATGGATCCTGGACGGCCTGGAAGTCACGGTCGTCGGCAACATCGCGAGCCGGCTGGCCGAGCCGGGCAGCGGTCTGGCGATCTCCTCCGGGCAGATCACCGGTGTCGCCGCGGCGCTCTACGTGGCGGGTGCCTGCGTGGGCGCCCTGTTCTGGGGCCGTCTGACCGACCGCTTCGGCCGCAAGAAGCTCTTCATGATCACCCTGGCGGTGTATCTGGCGGCGACCGCCCTGACGGCCGTGTCCTGGGAAGCCTGGTGGTTCTTCCTGTTCCGCTTCCTGACAGGTTTCGGCATCGGCGGCGAGTACGCGGCGATCAACTCCGCGATCGACGAGCTGATCCCCGCGAACTACCGCGGCCGGGTCGACCTGATCATCAACGGCAGCTTCTGGCTGGGCGCGGTCGGCGGCTCCCTGCTCTCGATCGTCGCGCTCAACACCGGCCTGCTGCCGGCGAACGTCGGCTGGCGCCTGACCTTCGCCCTCGGCGCGGTCCTGGCCCTGGTCATCCTGCTCGTACGACGGCACGTCCCCGAGAGTCCGCGCTGGCTGCTCATCCACGGCCGGGACCGGGAGGCGGAGGAGATCGTCTCCGGCATCGAACGGCAGGTGCGGGAGGAGAAGGGCGCGGCGCTGCCCGAGCCGCAGGGTGAGCTGGAGATCCGCCAGCGCAAGAACGTGACCTTCCTGGAGATCGCCCGCACGGTGTTCGGCCAGTACCGCAAGCGCGCGGTGCTCGGCTTCTCCCTCTTCATCGGCCAGGCGTTCCTGTACAACGCGATCACCTTCGGCTTCGGCGCGATCCTGACCAAGTTCTTCGACGTGCCGTCCGACCACACCGGCTACTACTTCGCGGTGATCGCGGTCGGCAACTTCTGCGGTCCGCTGCTGCTGGGCAAGCTGTTCGACACGGTCGGCCGCCGGGTGATGATCTCCGGCACGTACCTGCTCTCCGGTCTGCTGCTGTTCGGGACGGCCTGGCTGTTCGACCGCGGCTCGCTGAGCGCGGGCACGCTGACGGCCTGCTGGTGCGCGGTGCTGTTCTTCGCGTCGGCGGGTGCGTCCAGCGCATACCTGACGGTGTCGGAGATCTTCCCGATGGAGACGCGGGCGATGTCGATCGCCTTCTTCTACGCCCTCGGTACGGCGGCCGGCGGTATCAGCGGCCCGCTGCTGTTCGCCGACCTCACGAGCACGGGCAAGGTCGGTGACACCGTCCTCGCCTTCTCGATCGGTGCGACCCTGATGTGCCTGGCCGGTCTGGTCGCGGCGTTCCTCGCGGTGAAGGCCGAGCGCCGCTCCCTCGAGGACATCGCCCGCCCGCTGACGGCCGTGGCGGGCCGGGCCAGGGAGGCGACGAAGAACGCCCGGCCGTCCCGGCGTTCACCGGGCACGCAGGGCCCGACGACCCCACCGGCGGCGAGCCGGCCGTAA
- a CDS encoding transcriptional regulator, with protein sequence MPTDFGVPPTADEIRAQVEQRLQDARSGVSVPETLRVEFRGRPIHVEVIDMPVDRLYYNPATHRVSAQRAYDPAREEALTKDHWSEAGQGYLHELLMAKPSDPHQRDPDFEKLKQSLQEHRQNEPGLISRDGVLVNGNTRRAALRELGIQSIRVGVLPASCTWDDIRSVELSLQLRPDRRREYSYINRLMAVEEQIQQGLPLAAIAKLFHTSTPALERDTWVLGQLRDLVKRSEHGQTKLRLMDFEDAQERFAELYRAYVKEKARDKEKADTLLEYRLAAIVLDVAKTDIRFIRTDFRENYLAHRLPEGSRETAPEPPKAVSIPGLNRTVPGPSSETAKARALTDSLLRAKATQKSGTSATPEEMTEANRSVSLLEKAFDESIQAAQDAIRKQKKRLVAPDRIIAAVDDLQQCVTDLALARGNNSLDEGAFDDTLIVLRQALAKLSAEASRSIQLPGEGLAWLREAVADQR encoded by the coding sequence ATGCCGACGGACTTCGGCGTCCCGCCGACAGCGGACGAGATCCGCGCCCAGGTGGAGCAGCGGCTGCAGGATGCGCGCTCGGGAGTCTCCGTGCCCGAAACACTCCGCGTGGAGTTCCGGGGCCGCCCGATCCACGTCGAAGTCATCGACATGCCGGTCGACCGGCTCTACTACAACCCCGCAACTCACAGAGTCAGTGCACAGCGTGCCTACGACCCCGCCCGGGAGGAGGCACTGACGAAGGATCACTGGTCCGAGGCCGGCCAGGGCTATCTGCACGAGCTGCTGATGGCGAAGCCGTCTGACCCGCACCAGCGCGACCCTGACTTCGAAAAACTGAAGCAAAGCCTCCAGGAGCACCGGCAGAACGAGCCGGGGCTCATCTCCCGTGATGGAGTTCTCGTCAACGGAAACACCCGGCGAGCCGCTCTCAGGGAACTGGGCATCCAGTCCATCCGCGTGGGTGTGCTGCCCGCCAGCTGCACGTGGGACGACATCCGCTCTGTCGAATTGTCATTGCAGCTCAGGCCCGACCGCCGGCGCGAGTACTCCTACATCAACCGGCTGATGGCCGTTGAAGAGCAGATTCAGCAGGGCCTTCCCCTCGCTGCGATCGCCAAGCTGTTCCACACTTCGACGCCAGCACTTGAGCGGGACACGTGGGTTCTCGGCCAGTTGCGTGACTTGGTGAAGCGCAGCGAGCACGGCCAGACCAAGCTGCGCCTGATGGACTTCGAAGACGCACAGGAGCGCTTCGCCGAGCTGTACCGGGCCTACGTCAAGGAGAAGGCCAGGGACAAGGAGAAGGCAGACACCCTTCTCGAGTACCGGCTGGCAGCGATCGTCCTTGATGTGGCCAAGACCGACATCCGCTTCATCCGCACGGACTTCCGGGAGAACTATCTGGCTCATCGCCTGCCTGAGGGATCCCGGGAGACGGCGCCGGAGCCACCGAAGGCGGTCTCCATCCCCGGCCTCAACCGCACGGTGCCGGGGCCGAGTTCCGAGACAGCCAAGGCCCGCGCCCTCACGGACTCGCTCCTCAGGGCCAAGGCCACGCAGAAGTCCGGGACCAGCGCGACTCCCGAAGAGATGACTGAGGCCAACCGCTCCGTCTCCCTGCTGGAGAAGGCATTCGACGAGTCGATCCAAGCCGCTCAGGACGCCATCCGTAAGCAGAAGAAACGGCTTGTCGCTCCCGACCGCATCATCGCCGCAGTCGATGATCTCCAGCAGTGCGTCACCGACCTGGCACTGGCGCGGGGCAACAATAGCCTGGACGAGGGTGCTTTCGATGACACGCTGATCGTGCTCAGGCAAGCGCTGGCCAAGCTGTCAGCTGAAGCGTCACGGAGCATCCAGCTTCCCGGAGAAGGCCTGGCGTGGCTGCGTGAAGCCGTGGCAGACCAGCGATGA
- a CDS encoding DUF2267 domain-containing protein — protein sequence MTVTTPQPRATIPAPSASLRPAAHETPEGAGWVMLADAVREAGQYPTRAEAERVTRIVLRALGAHVTGDERVALAQALPPEAAQVMVSQIPAAHAVSAREFVESVAARLEGSTPATARWDAGSVLSVLADRIGEPLTTRVLAQLPPGFALLFGRADLAATA from the coding sequence ATGACCGTGACGACCCCGCAGCCGAGAGCGACCATTCCCGCCCCGTCCGCGTCCCTGCGCCCCGCGGCCCACGAGACGCCCGAGGGCGCCGGCTGGGTGATGCTGGCGGATGCGGTGCGCGAGGCGGGCCAGTACCCGACGAGAGCGGAGGCCGAACGCGTCACCCGCATCGTCCTCCGCGCCCTGGGCGCCCACGTCACCGGTGACGAGCGGGTGGCGCTGGCGCAGGCTCTGCCGCCTGAGGCGGCCCAGGTGATGGTGTCCCAGATCCCGGCCGCGCACGCCGTGTCGGCCCGCGAGTTCGTCGAGTCGGTGGCGGCGCGGCTCGAGGGCTCGACCCCGGCGACGGCCCGCTGGGACGCCGGTTCGGTCCTGAGCGTGCTGGCGGACCGGATCGGCGAGCCCCTGACGACTCGCGTCCTGGCCCAACTCCCGCCGGGCTTCGCCCTCCTGTTCGGCCGGGCGGACCTCGCGGCGACGGCGTAG
- a CDS encoding lamin tail domain-containing protein, which yields MSVSVSVIARRVAAAAAAAAALVGAAALPASAADHDHGRSFGEHVVISDVQYRSPGRDDRSNRVLNREWVQLTNQDRRAVNLDGWTLSTENGRVYTFRDYRLDGRSTVRVHTGIGRDSGNDLYQDRRRDVLDDRSGTATLRNDRGRYVDSVSWGHDDRGHRGDDRWGHDNRGHRGDDRWGHDNRDHDRWGHDNRDHRGDNRDHRDGDRRGPGHDGRRHGGHR from the coding sequence GTGTCCGTTTCTGTTTCTGTGATCGCGCGCCGTGTCGCCGCCGCCGCTGCCGCGGCGGCCGCCCTCGTGGGCGCGGCGGCGCTGCCGGCGTCGGCCGCCGACCACGACCACGGCCGCTCGTTCGGCGAGCACGTGGTCATCAGTGACGTGCAGTACCGCTCCCCGGGCCGCGACGACCGCTCCAACCGCGTCCTGAACCGCGAGTGGGTGCAGCTCACCAACCAGGACCGCCGCGCCGTGAACCTCGACGGCTGGACCCTGTCGACCGAGAACGGCCGGGTCTACACCTTCCGCGACTACCGTCTGGACGGCCGCTCGACCGTCCGCGTCCACACCGGCATCGGCCGGGACAGCGGCAACGACCTTTACCAGGACCGCCGTCGGGACGTCCTGGACGACCGCAGCGGCACCGCCACCCTGCGCAACGACCGCGGGCGGTACGTCGACTCCGTCTCCTGGGGCCACGACGACCGCGGCCACCGGGGCGACGACCGCTGGGGCCACGACAACCGCGGGCACCGGGGCGACGACCGCTGGGGTCACGACAACCGCGACCACGACCGCTGGGGCCACGACAACCGCGACCACCGCGGCGACAACCGTGACCACCGCGACGGCGACCGCCGGGGTCCGGGCCACGACGGCCGTCGGCACGGCGGCCACCGCTGA
- a CDS encoding very short patch repair endonuclease yields MTASPSEPDPQTTWVPPEGSWASSAARRRNMQAIRSRDTTPERLIRRLVHAKGLRYRVAARPESALRRTADMVFRPAKVAVFIDGCYWHGCPEHYVSPKTNPGYWSDKVARNMARDRDTNERLRAAGWLVLRFWEHQSAEECSEAICQAVISRRPASPASGPDVSTEPGTS; encoded by the coding sequence ATGACTGCTTCCCCTTCAGAACCAGATCCCCAGACCACCTGGGTGCCCCCCGAGGGCTCGTGGGCGTCTTCTGCCGCGCGCCGCCGCAACATGCAGGCGATCCGGAGCCGGGACACCACTCCGGAGCGGCTGATCCGTCGGCTGGTGCATGCCAAAGGACTGCGATACCGAGTGGCGGCTCGCCCGGAGTCCGCTCTTCGCCGCACCGCCGATATGGTTTTCCGGCCCGCGAAAGTAGCCGTCTTCATCGACGGCTGCTATTGGCACGGCTGCCCTGAGCATTACGTTTCCCCGAAGACCAATCCTGGCTACTGGTCCGACAAAGTGGCCCGGAACATGGCCCGCGACCGCGACACTAACGAGCGATTGCGGGCAGCTGGCTGGCTTGTCTTGCGTTTCTGGGAGCACCAGTCAGCGGAGGAGTGCAGTGAGGCGATCTGCCAAGCGGTGATATCCAGGCGTCCCGCCTCCCCCGCCAGCGGGCCGGACGTCTCTACTGAGCCAGGGACATCCTGA
- a CDS encoding NaeI family type II restriction endonuclease yields the protein MQYAGAAEDPELERVYEHVKALDPAGRRFGRVLRDTIDQLLNGEVTGRYDWKTLFKTEKTHAGTLVEINLQREFRFADGKAMDYQIAGVDVDCKYSQQFGGWMIPPEAVGHLCLLAWADDYKSLWSVGLVRIHNEWLNTGNNRDLKLTIKAAHRDKIRWIWHDEDLPENVLLHMDAADRDAVFTANSGQRRLNELFRRVQNRRIGRNVVRTVAQQKDYMKRVRGNGGSRSALRAEGILIMGDYASHRDIAGQLGLPLPDEGEFVSARVVAAGPHHKDAPRVSLDGKQWVIAQPDDPVEAAPALPSHTRQD from the coding sequence ATGCAATACGCGGGGGCGGCAGAAGACCCTGAACTCGAGAGGGTCTACGAGCACGTCAAGGCGCTGGACCCCGCCGGCCGGCGGTTCGGCAGGGTCCTTCGTGACACCATCGATCAGCTGCTCAATGGCGAGGTGACCGGACGCTACGACTGGAAGACGCTCTTCAAGACCGAGAAGACTCACGCGGGGACTCTGGTGGAGATCAATCTGCAGCGGGAGTTCCGGTTCGCGGACGGCAAAGCCATGGACTACCAGATCGCCGGCGTCGATGTGGACTGCAAGTACTCCCAGCAGTTCGGAGGCTGGATGATTCCGCCTGAGGCGGTGGGCCACCTCTGCCTGCTCGCTTGGGCGGACGACTACAAGTCCCTCTGGAGCGTCGGTCTCGTCCGGATACACAACGAGTGGCTGAACACGGGGAACAACCGTGACCTCAAACTCACGATCAAGGCGGCCCACCGGGACAAGATCCGGTGGATCTGGCACGACGAGGACCTCCCGGAGAACGTGCTGCTCCACATGGACGCCGCGGACCGGGACGCGGTGTTCACGGCGAACTCGGGGCAGCGCCGCCTGAACGAACTCTTCCGGCGCGTCCAGAACCGACGTATCGGCCGTAACGTGGTGCGCACGGTGGCCCAGCAGAAGGACTACATGAAGCGGGTCCGCGGCAACGGCGGCAGCCGGTCCGCGCTGCGGGCGGAGGGCATCCTCATCATGGGGGACTACGCCAGCCACCGGGATATCGCCGGCCAGCTAGGGCTCCCTCTCCCCGACGAAGGCGAATTTGTCAGCGCCCGGGTGGTCGCCGCAGGACCTCATCACAAGGACGCCCCGCGAGTCTCCCTGGACGGGAAGCAATGGGTCATCGCCCAGCCAGATGACCCCGTCGAGGCCGCCCCGGCTTTGCCGTCACACACCAGACAGGACTGA
- a CDS encoding DNA cytosine methyltransferase, translating to MTGTDRGYTSIEICAGAGGQAIGLHLAGFRHLALVEIDKYAAATLRENIEVHPKWDWERDNCDVLCKDVLEFDPERDLEKSAGLYRRGEVDLLAGGVPCPPFSHAGKQLGEDDERDLFPRILQLAEIIRPRAVMIENVRGLMDAKFDDYRSRIQAILEEMEPDDDGLPGYEVVSWKVYEAEKFGVPQLRPRSILVAFRKDVLKDLKYEAPTPSAERVTVFDALEETMNERFKLFEDGPRAAQAQRVFEDWKRDARKDVAPTLVGGSKKHGGADLGPSRAKKAWRSLGVSGMGVANAPVDGEPTGSEDRDLFGADGPMLTVRQAAIIQGFPLEWDFAGRKTAQYRQVGNAFPPPVAQAIGESIIEVLKADRRRGASR from the coding sequence ATGACCGGGACTGACCGGGGCTACACGTCGATCGAGATCTGTGCCGGCGCGGGCGGACAGGCGATCGGACTGCACTTGGCCGGTTTCAGACACCTTGCCCTCGTTGAGATCGACAAGTACGCAGCGGCGACCCTGCGTGAAAACATCGAAGTGCACCCGAAGTGGGACTGGGAGCGCGACAACTGCGACGTTCTCTGCAAGGACGTGCTTGAGTTCGATCCCGAGCGTGACCTGGAGAAGAGCGCTGGCCTGTACCGGCGGGGCGAGGTTGATCTGCTCGCGGGCGGTGTCCCGTGCCCGCCCTTCTCCCACGCTGGGAAGCAGCTCGGCGAAGACGATGAGCGTGATCTCTTCCCGCGCATCCTTCAACTGGCTGAGATCATCCGTCCGCGCGCCGTAATGATCGAGAACGTACGCGGTCTCATGGACGCCAAGTTCGACGACTACAGGTCGCGGATCCAGGCCATCCTTGAGGAGATGGAGCCTGACGACGACGGGCTGCCGGGCTACGAGGTAGTGAGCTGGAAGGTTTACGAGGCCGAGAAGTTCGGCGTGCCGCAGCTTCGGCCGCGCTCCATCCTCGTCGCCTTCCGCAAGGACGTCCTCAAGGACCTGAAGTACGAAGCCCCGACGCCCAGTGCCGAAAGGGTCACGGTCTTCGATGCGCTCGAGGAGACGATGAACGAGCGCTTCAAGCTGTTCGAGGACGGGCCTCGGGCCGCCCAGGCGCAAAGGGTGTTCGAGGACTGGAAGAGGGACGCCCGCAAGGACGTCGCCCCCACGCTGGTTGGCGGCTCGAAGAAGCACGGAGGCGCTGACCTCGGTCCCAGCCGGGCCAAGAAGGCCTGGCGCTCTCTGGGGGTTTCGGGCATGGGTGTGGCCAACGCGCCAGTGGACGGTGAGCCGACCGGTTCTGAGGACCGGGATCTGTTCGGTGCCGATGGTCCGATGCTCACGGTCCGGCAGGCCGCGATCATTCAAGGGTTCCCGCTGGAGTGGGACTTCGCAGGACGCAAGACCGCCCAGTACCGGCAGGTAGGGAACGCGTTTCCGCCGCCCGTCGCGCAGGCCATCGGCGAATCGATCATCGAGGTGCTCAAAGCGGACCGCAGGCGCGGTGCCAGTCGGTGA